The window TGTTCTTGGACGAACATCACCGGGTCATACGGCCGGCAATCCTGTGGAACGACCAGCGCACGGGCGAAGAGTGCGCGGAGATTACCTCGCGCGTGGGCGCCACCCGCCTGATGGAACTGGCCAGCAATCCCGCCCTCACCGGCTTCACTGCGCCCAAGATCCTCTGGCTGCGCAAGAATGAGCCGCATCACTACGAGCGCGTGCGCACCATCCTTTTGCCCAAGGACTATGTGCGCTTTCGCCTAACCGGCACCTTTGCCACCGAAGTCTCCGACGCCTCGGGGACGCTTCTCTTCGACGTCAAGAACCGTAGGTGGTCCAAGGAGCTCTTGGAGATCCTGGACATCCCGCGCCATTTCCTTCCGGAGTGTGCGGAATCACCGGTTGCCACGGCGAAGGTGAGTCGGGTGGCGGCCGAGCAGACGGGTCTGCGCGAAGGGATACCAGTGGTAGGGGGAGGGGGCGACCAGGCAGCCGGAGCGGTGGGCACAGGCGTGGTGAGCAAGGGGGTTATCTCCTCCACCTTGGGGACGTCTGGGGTGGTATTCGCCTACGCTGACAAGCCGGAAACGGACCCGCAGGGCAGGCTGCACACGTTCTGCCATGCGGTGCCGGGTGCCTGGCACATGATGGGGGTGATGCTCTCTGCCGGCGGTTCCCTGCGCTGGTTCAGGGACGCCCTGTGCCATGAGGAGATAGTTGAAGCCAAGCAAAGGGGTATCGACGTGTACGAACTGCTGACCGCTGCGGCCGCGCAGGTGCCGCCGGGGGCAGAGGGGCTGCTTTTCCTGCCGTACCTGGCGGGCGAGCGGACTCCGTATCCTGATCCCAATGCGCGCGGGGTGTTCATCGGCTTGAGCCTGCGCCACACCAAGGCGCACATGGTGCGGGCCGTGCTGGAGGGCGTGACCTTCGGCATGCGCGATTCACTGGAGATCATGCGCGCGCAGCACATCGAAGCGCGGCAGATTCGCGCCTCAGGCGGGGGAGGCAGAAGCGCCCTCTGGCGGCAAATCCAGGCGGACGTCTTTGGCGCCCCGGTGAGCAGCATCAACGTGGAGGAGGGCCCGGCCTTCGGCGTCGCCCTGCTGGCGGGCGTGGGTACTGGCATCTACGCCACCGTGCCTGAGGCATGCCAGGCCACCATCCGCGTGGTCAGCGAGACCACACCGAGGGCAGAGGTCACGGCCGTCTACGAGCGATACTACCGCCTCTATCGCAGCCTCTACCCCCTGCTGCGCGACACGTTCCGGGCAGTTGCGGACCTGGTGGTCTCGTAGCATGAGGCAAGAGCGGGACCTCCGGCCGCACAGACCACCGAGCACGCCGAGGCCACTGTGAAGAACGAGATCAGCACGTTGTCCATAGTCGGATCCAAGGAACGGAAAGAACGGAGGTCCCGGAGCAGTCGGCGCGCGTGGCCCACGCGGAGGAGGAGAATCCACCTTGGGTGCCGATGGAGCACAGAACATTCTCCGTGTACAGCAAGCAAGGGGTGGCTGCGCGCGTGCTCGCCGTCCCCTGGTGGCACTCTGCGTGTCGGCATGGTCATCCATCTGACTGGGAGAAAGGAACGGTCATGAGTGGCAAGGGAGCTGGTCGGCTGTCCAGGTTCTCGCGCACGTTCTGGATGGCAATAGTCTTTGAGTTCTTCGAGCGGGGCGCCTATTACGGCATGATGAGCTTCCTCTCGGTCTACCTGACTGAGCAGTTGGGGTTTTCCAAGGAGGGAGTAGGGCTCATCAAAGGGACTATTCAGCCTCTGCTCTATTTCTTGCCGATTCTCAGCGGGGCCATCGCCGACCGTTTCGGCTACCGACGCACCCTGCTGGTGGCCTTTGCCCTGTTGGGGACGGGCTACTTCCTGACCAGCCAGGTCACCTCCTACACTGCGGTCTTCGTGGCGCTGGTGGTCATGGGATTAGGGGCCGGGGCCTTCAAGCCCATAATCTCCGGAACCATCGCCCGTACCACTGACGAACGCACCAGTTCCCTCGGCTTCGGCATCTACTACTGGTCCATCAATCTCGGCGCATTCCTTTTCCCTCTCATTCTGGTGCCGTACCTGAAGAACAGCTTTGGCCCACGCACGGTCATTCTTGCCTCGGCTCTGGCTACAGGTTCGATGCTTATTCCCACCCTGCTGGCTTTTCGCGATCCTGCGCGCCCAAAGGCAACAACGAATCTCCTTACGACCCTCGCCAACGCCTTTGAGATCATCTACAGCCCTTTCGTCCTCCTCTTTGCCATGCTGAGGCAGAGAGGCGGGCAGACAGCAGTGGCGCTCCTCCTCACCGTGGCAGTGGTTGCTGGGGGTGTGGCCCTGCATGTGAGCACGGGAAACTTTTTCGTTCTTTACGTAGGCCTGCTGCTGGTGGTGAGCCTCATCGTCCTTAGCCTTCGCGCCCGGGGGGAGCGCACGCGCATTCTCGCCGCGTTGGTCACGGCGGTAGGGCTCCTCCTCTGGGTCCTGCCCGGCCTCTCGCTGTTCACCAGAATTGTCGTGACCATCATCTACACCACGGTGTTTTCCCTGCTCGTCGTAGAGTATCAAGACTTGGCACGGGCGCGTGCGAACCTGAAGTTTCTCGTCATGATCCTCATCTACTCGGGTTTCTGGATCCTGTACTTCCAGATGTTTGACTCGGTGCTCTGGTACGTGCACGACTATGTTGACGCTTCCCCACTGAATCGAGCGGTCAATAGCGCTCTTCACGCTGTGGGTTTGCGGATCAATTGGTTTTTCGACGTGGAGCACGTGACGGTGATCAACGCCGGAACCATCATCGCGCTCCAGCTGGTCGTCTCCGCAGTGGTGCGGAAGACGCGCGCGCTGCCCACCATGGTGGCCGGCATATTGCTGGGCACGGTGGGAATGGCGATCCTTGCCATCTCGACCAACATCTGGGTCTTTATCGTGGGGATCATCATATTCTCCATCGGCGAAATGACCGCTCACCCAAAGTTCTTTTCCTATGTGGGCACGACGGCGCCCAAAGAGAGGGTCGCCACCTACATGGGGTACATTTTCCTCTACGGGGTGATCGGCAGCAGCATCGGGGCAATCCTCGGCGCGCACCTTTACGTGCACTTTGTGGACACCCTGCACCAGCCCCGTACGTTGTGGCTCTTGTTCAGCGGCATCGGTGCAGTGACCATACTGGGGCTGTTGGCATACGACCGCTTTTTGGCCGCTCGGGGTCCAACGCAAAACACTGGCGCCGGTGGCTCGTGAAAAGCCTCCCAGGGCAGAGAATTGCCGGACCATCCCCGGACCCGGGCTTTCTGGACCCGAAGAGACGGACCCCACTTGAGGGAATGCCTTGCGAGCGCCGAAGTACGAGTCGAAGCATTCTTCTTTTTGCAAAGGAACAGGAGTTGATGTGCAACGCATTGGCAGTACGTATGCCGGCCACGGCCGAGGGTGCACATGGTGGGGGCACCGCAGTGGAAGCGTAGCTGCCTCCAGGCGAATAACACGAAACATGGTCCCCGTACTTCTGGCGGCTCTTGCCCTCCCCGCGCTTTCGCAAGACTCGGGTGAGGGGACCCTCTCGTCTTTGCGGTACGATGCGGTGGTTGCCGCGGACGGCAGTGGTCAGTTCACATCGATTCAGGAGGCGATCATGGCCGCGCCGCACTCGGCCACGCCTGCGAAGCGCTGGGTCATCTTCGTCAAGCCGGGCATCTACCGCGAGTTGGTGTACGTCCAGCGCGAACGAGGGTGCATCCGGCTGGTAGGCGCTGCCCCCGAGTCCACGGTCATCACCTACGACCTGCACGCCAAGATGATCGGCCTGGATGGCAAGCCCATTGGGACATTCCGCACGCCAACGGTCGTCATAGACGGCGATGACTTTGTGGCCGAAAACCTTACCATTGAGAACGCGGCCGGGCCAGTGGCTCAGGCCGTGGCGCTGCGCGTTGACGGCGACAGAGTGGTCTTTAGAAACTGTCGGCTCCTGGGCTGGCAAGACACTATCCTTCTCAACCGCGGGCGTTCCTATTTCGAGGGTTGCTATATTGCCGGCCATGTGGACTTTATTTTCGGCGGCGGCACGGCAGTCTTTGTGGGGTGTGCGATCCACTGTCGCGGCAACGGGTACGTGACGGCAGCATCGACTCCCCCGGGCGAGGAGCACGGCTTCGTATTCTGGAACTGCACCATCACTGGCGAACCAGGTGTACGCGCCTACTTGGGCAGGCCTTGGCGCGCCCATGCTGCAGTGGTGTTCCTGAACACGAGCATGTCAGAAGTGGTGCGCCCGGAAGGGTGGCACAACTGGAACAAGCCCGAATGCGAGCGCACCGTGCGGTTTGCCGAGTGGAAAAGTACAGGACCAGGTGCGTCAACCGAGCGCCGCGTGCCTTGGGCGCGCCAGCTCACTGACGAGGAGGCCAATTCCTTCGCGCCGGAACGGGTGCTGGGGGCGTGGCACGGATGGCGACAAGGGTCCGTGGAGCCTGCCGCAAAGAAGTGAGCTAGCGCAAGGGAGACCCAAACACGCGCTCGCTTCGCCTGAACGCACGCGGGCAAGTCCCTGTTAGATTGGCAGTGACCACTCGGGTGGTAGGAAACAAGCGGGTGAATGCGAACCGAAGCGGTTTAGGAACTAACTCCCCGTCGTTATCTTTGCCAGCGACGGCTTTTCTCGAAAGGAGGTTTGAATGAAAAGGGCCTGTTCCCGCAGTTTACCCTGGCTGTTCGTGGGGATGCTGGCGATCTTGCTGTGGGCCGCGCCGTTGACCAGCATCGCGGCGCAGGTGGACACGGTGGCGGTACCAAGCGCCGCCATGGGAAAGACCTCACCGGCAGTCGTCGTTCTGCCTGAGCGTTATGTCACTACTCAGGAGCGCTTCCCAGTCGTCTACCTGCTGCACGGATGGAGCGGTTCCTATCGCGACTGGCCGACAAAGGCCAGCCTTGGCCCCCTGGCCGACCGGTACGGCTTCATCATCGTCTGCCCTGACGGCGGCTATGCCGGCTGGTACGTGGACAGCCCCCTGCGCAAGGACTCCCAATATGAGACCTACATCGCCAAGGAGGTCGTCGACTATATCGATGCCCACTACCGTACCATTGCCGATTCGACGGGCAGGTTCCTCTGCGGTCTGAGTATGGGCGGGCACGGCGCCTTCACCCTCCTTGCAAAGCACCCAGAAAGGTTTGCCGGTGCAGGGTGTATGAGCGGTGCCATGACTCTCCCCCCGGGCACCCGCCGCGCTGGACTGGCCGACGTATTGGGCGAATACGAGCAGGCATCGCGCCTGTGGGAGGAGAACTCGGCCTTGTTCCTCTGCGCCCGCCTGGTGGGTCGGAACAAGGCCATCTTCATAGACTGCGGCACAGAGGATTTCCTGCTGGACAGCAACCGACAGTTGCACAGCAGGATGCTCGAGCTGAAGATCCCCCACGACTACACCGAGCGGCCAGGGGCGCATACCTGGGCGTATTGGACCAACGCGCTGGAGTATCATCTGCTGTTTTTTGCCAAGAAAATGCAGCAGTAGGCCCGTCCCCTCCTGAACATTTCGGCAGTGTGGTCCACAATGCTCTCGTTCTGCAAGACCACACTGACCGACTACGCCGCGAGGGGGCTGTCTGCCGGTAAACGGTCACCGTTGGCTGTGCACGAGATGCCTGGCCGATCTTGATGACCACGGCCACCGCCGTCTTCGGCATGCTCCCCTTGGCGCTCGGTGGAAAGCAGGCAGGGGATATGGTTTTCATTGGCCTTGCCAACTATCGGCCACCTCACCGTGTCCAGCGTTTTGGTGCTCACCGTCACTCCAGAGCTACACGCACTGTTCTATGGTTACGCCACACCCATGGATGAGGTGGCCGACCGAGGTGTCTGCCTACCCTGCTATGCCTAGGCAAAACAGGCGAGCTTTTCTCGCGGCGTTTCTCCTAGTGGGAGGCAACTGGCAGCACAGAGGCCCCTTTTAAGGCTGGTCGAAGACCAAACCGAGCATGTGCCAGGGAACGTCTGGCTCAAGAGGCATGCACGGGGGTCGGTACCAGGAAGCGCTCCAACCTGGCCAAAACGCGGCGGGTCTTTTGAGCGCACGACGCAAATGCCGCCATCAACCTATCGGCCGCGTCCGTTTCTCCGTCGCCGTAGCCCATGATGACCGCGGCCCTGTTCAGGAAACGCGGGTCAATCTCGTCTGCGCTGGAGGCGGTGAGCCGGTACAGGCTGCGGAGCTGCTCATAGAAGTCGATGGCCTCGCGCAAAGCAACAAGCTCCTTCCGCCACTCCGGAGCCACCTCCAAGAGCGCCTCCAGAAGCTTGAAGGTCACCGGTTGCTCGATGCGGTACTTGGCCTTGCACATGAGGAGGGTCATCTCGATGTCGCGCATCCCACCCAGGCCCTCCTTGATATTGCGCGGGGCCCCCGGCAGCTTGCGCGCCTCACGATGCCGGCTGTGAATCTCCCTCTGCATCTGTGCCAAATAGGTGTGCACCCGATCGTACACATGGGGTTCGATGATGCGTCGCACAAAGGCCTGCTGCAACTTGGTGCTTCCCACCACCATGCGTGAGCCAAGGACTTGCGATTTGTCCACCACCACCGCACCGTCGTCCTGGGCCAAGTAGGAATCCAACTCGTTCATCGTTGTCACATAATGCCCGAACAGGTCAGCAAAACGGTAGTGGGGCAGGATACCTCTGCGGATGAGTTGCTGGTTCATCCGGCTGGCGATCTTGTCCCCATAGGCGCGGAGCTTCGGGTCGTCGGCGTCCAGGAGGAAGAAGAGGTCATAGTCGTCCACAAAAGCTTGCTCGCGCGCGTGCCCGCCGGAGACAAACAGGGCCAGGAGGTCCTTGGTCACCACACCCGAGCCCAGCTGCTCGTCCACCTCCGCCTTGCAGAGGTCGAACAGCGTGCGCAGGTAGCGGTCGGATGACTCGGTAAACTGGGCATTGACGGCGCGGATTGGAGCCCCCGCTAAGCAGAGGAGGCCGAGACGGAAGAACTCGACGTCGAAGAAATCGCCCAATCTTTCCTTCTTCGCCGTGAAGGCACCGTAGCGGTCCACATCGCCGTACAGCCCTTCGGCCAGCTGTTGCAGCTGCGCGGGCTGGTCTATGAGGTGAATCGCCGCCGGGTGCCGCTCCATCACCCGCAGGAAGAAACGTTTGAAGTACTGGCTGCTGTGGATGTGGAGATCACACAGCTCCAGAAGCCGCGCGCGAACCTGAGCGACATCCGGATCCCAGGCCTCGCCGCACATCTTTCTAGCAAAGACTTCACGGTCGGCTTCTGACAGACAGCTTAGGTAGCGATTCATCAGCTGCGGGTAGTGGTCAAAGACCCGGACCATGCGCCGAATCTCCTCGGGGCTGCCGGCGAAGACATCCAAGAACGCGCCATTAAAGTCTTCGAACACGCACCGGCTGGGGAAATGGTGCCGATGGCGGTCCAGCATGACCAGAAAGGAGAGCGCGGCGATGAACGCATTGGCCCCCCACGCGGCAAAACGCCTCACCAGCTCACGCCCCTGCGGTTCCTCTACTGCACAAAGGTCCTTGATCAGGGCAACGAGCAATTCAGCTTGGTTATCTTCCACCGCCTCCAGCACATCGTCCCAGAACTTGGTCCCGTTGAAAAATTCCAGGTGTTGGACAAACCGGACCGCAAGGTTTCCGGCGGGCCGCTCTCGGCAGGGCGCCAGCGCCTCCTCGCGCAAGCCGGCAAACACAGTCACCGAACGCAAGTGCTGGGTCACATGCGGTACGAGCTCATCGATAGCCCGCTTGGCCTGGGCCACGTAACGGTAGTAGTCCACGAGCAAATGCTGCTCCGCGGAGACCACCCCGGTGCCCTCGTATCCCATGGCTCGCGCTACATCGGCCAGCACCGTCTTCGCCTGCTCGGTCTCGAGGTAGATCTCCTCCTCCTGCACGACGAAGAGCTGGTAGAGGTAGCGGAATATTTCCAAGAAGGTGAGCGACTCCTCCAGCGCTGCATACATGGCCGCGCGGGGTGCATCGCGCTTCCAAAGTTCGTACAGGATCGCCCAGCAGTTGACCTTGTCGATGCGAAAGATGGTCTTGCCGGCGAACAGTGCCCCCTTGATCATGCGCAACGCATCGTTTTTCAAATTGATCCGATTGGGCTTGAGGCGCCGGATCTGCAGGGAGCGAACCTCGCCCAGGATGCCGCGCAGATACCCCTCGTGGTAACGATTATCGCCGCGGCGGTGGTAATAGTAACGGCCCGTGACCTGGCGCTGGAACTGGCGGAACAGCCTGCGGCTGCCGATGATCGGCGCGGCATTGAGCATCTCGCTGATAATGACAAAGTCACGGATTTCGGAGTCAAGAAGGGCGCAGTATTCGGGGATCGAAGCAGAGAACCCGCTCTGGCCCACATGCTCGGAGATATGCATATGCAGGCAGACGGCCCGCTTAAACATTTCGCCGCTAAGCTTGCTCACCGCCCGATTGAGGTACTCGCGCTTGGAAGAGCCGTCATCAATCACGCCAATATCCAGGTCGTCCTGGTCAGTGCGGGTCCCCACACCACAGATAACAAACTCTGGGCGCTGGTCCGCGGGCAAGAACAGGTCGAGGAGCTTCTCCATGTAGGTAGCAATCAGCGCGCGCAACCTGGCACCCACATCGAGCATGAACTTTTGATAGACCTGGAGCGGTTCGTTGGTGGCGGAGAGGTCGAGCATGAGCACATCGAGCGCGCGCAGGTTGAGGTGCAGGAATTGAAGGGCAAAGTAGGTGCCTAGGAACTCGAGCCTTTCTTTCTCACTCTCTCCCTGGGCACAAACCACGTCCATCTCGGCCCGCAAATCGCGGCCGGTGGTCCATAGGTGCACCTGGTCGATGGTGCCAGAAGCCTCCAAGCGCTCCACCAGAGAGTCCAGGTGGAGGTCGATCATGCGGAGGTACTTCTGGTTATGGTTGCCCAGCCGGGCGACTCTTTCTCTCAGGCGAAGAAGGACCGTTTCCATGGCAACTCACTCGGCACGCAAGCGACGCAGGTGCGTTTCCGCCGCGCCGGGGCAAAGCGGTAGGTCTGTCTTGTCCTCACCAGCCCCGCCCCAGGCGGCACCCCTCTGGAGAACCAGGGTCTGCCGAGGCTCTACTTGCTCTCCTCCTTGATCCGGCGCACGCTGTTACTATGGCACTTGGGACAGGCGCGTTCCTCGGTCACTTTCGGGTCATAGGGAGCCGTAAATTCATGTCCGCAGCGCAGACACTTGAATTTGGCTTCCGCCATAGCTGGGGCGTTCACCTCCTTGTGGTCATGTTGAGGCGGCGGCCACTGCAGTCTCCCGCTTCAGCGGCTCATAGTCCTTGAGGATCTCCATGGTTTGGCGGATTTCCTCTGCAGTCACCTTTTGGCGCAGCTCTTCCAATTCGCGCATCACGCGGGCGAACTTTTGTCCCTCGGCCGCGCTGATCCACTCCAGCTGGAGTCGCTCCGGGCGGATGCCCTTCTTTTCCAGCTTGTCCCAGAGTCGCTCCACCCGCCGCTGCGTCCACTGCACGGCGTTGATGTAGTGGCAGTCAGCAAAGTGGCATCCGGAGACCAACACGATGGGCGCGCCGAGTTTGAATCCGTACCAGACAAACTTTTCGTCCACCCGGCCGCTGCACATGGTGCGAATCAGTCGCACGCTCGGCGGATACTGCAGCCGAGCCGTGCCCGCATTGTCGCCGCCCGCGTACGAACACCAGTTGCAGGCGAATGCCAGAATCTTCTGCTCCGGCTTCTCCGCCAGGATGGCCTCAATCTGCGCCAGAATCTGCTCATCGCGGAAGTGGCGCATGGAGATGGCATCCTCCGGGCACTCCGCCGCGCATGCGCCACACCCGGCACACGCCGCCTCGATGAATACGGGATATTGGCCCTTCTTGCGGTCAGGTGGGATGATGGCGTGGTAGGGGCAGACCCTGCTGCACAGGCCACAGAAGCTGCACCGCGAGGGGTCAAGCATCGAGGTGATGGCCTCGATGGTCACCTGGCCGGCATTCAAGAGGATGCCCGCTCTGGCAGCGGCTGCACCGGCCTGGGTGACGCTGTCCTTGATATCCTTGGGGGCCTCCACGCAACCGGCAAAGAAGACCCCCTGCGTGGGCGCATCCACCGGCTTGAGCTTGGGGTGGGACTCGAGCAGGAAGCCATCGGCGGTGTTGGAAAGAGTGAGTAGCTTCTGCAGCTCTTTTTGCTCCGGGCGCGCCTGCAGCCCTACCGCCAGCACCACCATCTCCAGCTCGTGTTCCTCCACCTTGCCGGTCATGGTGTTTTCCACTAGCAGCAGCAAGTTCTTGGTGACCGGATCTTCATAGATATCGCCGGGGATGCCGCGGATGTATTGCACGCCCTCCTCTTTGCTCCGCCGATACATCTCCTCGAAGCCCTTGCCGAACGCACGCATGTCCATGTAAAAGACCTTGCACTGCACGTCGGGGTAGTGGTCTTTAAGCAAGAGGGTGTCTTTAACTGTGTTCATGCAGCAGATGTTGCTGCAGTAGCGGTTGCCGCGTTTAGTGGCCCGCGAGCCCACGCACTGGATGAAGCCCACCGTCTTCGGGAGACGACGATCCGTGGGACGGATGAAGTGACCTGCGGTAGGGCCTCCGGCGCAAATGAGGCGCTCGAACTCCATGCTGGTGATCACATTTTCAAAGCGGGTGTAGCCAAACTCATCCAGCGGCCGCGGGTCGTACACCTCAAGACCCGTGGCCACGATGATTGCTCCCACCTCCCGCTCCACGATCTCATCCTGCATGTCATAGTCGATGCACTTTTTGGCGCAGGCCTTGGAGCACTTGCCGCAGGCGATGGGATTGGTGCCGAGGCAATGACTCATGTCCAGGATGTAGGCCGAGGGCACCGCCTGGGCAAAAGGCATGTAGATGGCCTTGCGGGAAGAAAACCCCTGCTGGTATTCGTCTGGCACCACCACCGGGCAGACCTTGGCGCACTCGCCGCAGGCGTTGCACTCGTCCGCCCGCACGTAGCGCGCCTTCTTGCGGATCTTGACCCTGAAGTTGCCGACGAAGCCGCTGACTTCCTCGACCTCGCTAAAGGTAAACAGCTCGATTTTGGGATGTCGACCGACATCCATCATCTTCGGGCCGAGGATTCATATGGCGCAGTCCATGGTGGGGTAGATCTTGTCCAAGGCAGCCATGATGCCACCGATGGACGGCTCTTTCTCCACCAAATAGACCTGGTGCCCGCCGTCGGCCAGGTCAAGGGCCGCCTGAATGCCGGCCACACCGCCGCCGATCACCAGTGCAGCCTTGGTCACCGGGTAGACCGGTTCCCGCTGCGGCTCCAAGAAACGTGCCCGATACACGGCGCTCCGCACCAGGTCTTTGGCCTTCTCCGTAGCCGCCTGGCGATCGTACTGATGCACCCAGCTGCAGTGCTCCCGGATGTTGGCCATCTCGAAGAGGTACTTGTTCAGCCCAGCCTCCTCGACGCAGGTGCGGAAGGTTGGCTCGTGAATCTTGGGCGTGCAGGAGGCGACCACCACCCGCTCCAACTTGTGCTCGGCAATGGCACGCTTGATCTCATTCTGCCCGGGGTCGGCGCAGGTGTAGGTGTTGCGGATGACGGCCACCACGCCCGGCAACGTCTTGGCGTACTCTGCCACCGCGGCCGTATCCACAGATCCGGCAATGTTCAGGCCGCAGTCGCACACAAACACGCCGATGCGCGGAAGGGCTTCTCCCATCGCAGTACTCCCGCATCATAGTTGGGATGGCCCCCCGGCCATCCCACCGTGGTCACTTCCTTTTGCCCCCACCTCCTATCTTGAACCGAACGTACGGTCCAGTGATCCCCACGTCCGGGCCGCCGGTAATCTCGATCTCCTCTGCCGACCAGCCAGAGGTCACCGGACAGAGGTTATAGCCAAG of the candidate division KSB1 bacterium genome contains:
- the xylB gene encoding xylulokinase; translated protein: MAYLMGIDVGTTGTKTLLIAEDGTVMASATEEYPLHTPRPNWSEQDPEDWWRAVCAGVGKVLAKVPGAAAQIAGIGLSGQMHGAVFLDEHHRVIRPAILWNDQRTGEECAEITSRVGATRLMELASNPALTGFTAPKILWLRKNEPHHYERVRTILLPKDYVRFRLTGTFATEVSDASGTLLFDVKNRRWSKELLEILDIPRHFLPECAESPVATAKVSRVAAEQTGLREGIPVVGGGGDQAAGAVGTGVVSKGVISSTLGTSGVVFAYADKPETDPQGRLHTFCHAVPGAWHMMGVMLSAGGSLRWFRDALCHEEIVEAKQRGIDVYELLTAAAAQVPPGAEGLLFLPYLAGERTPYPDPNARGVFIGLSLRHTKAHMVRAVLEGVTFGMRDSLEIMRAQHIEARQIRASGGGGRSALWRQIQADVFGAPVSSINVEEGPAFGVALLAGVGTGIYATVPEACQATIRVVSETTPRAEVTAVYERYYRLYRSLYPLLRDTFRAVADLVVS
- a CDS encoding MFS transporter → MSGKGAGRLSRFSRTFWMAIVFEFFERGAYYGMMSFLSVYLTEQLGFSKEGVGLIKGTIQPLLYFLPILSGAIADRFGYRRTLLVAFALLGTGYFLTSQVTSYTAVFVALVVMGLGAGAFKPIISGTIARTTDERTSSLGFGIYYWSINLGAFLFPLILVPYLKNSFGPRTVILASALATGSMLIPTLLAFRDPARPKATTNLLTTLANAFEIIYSPFVLLFAMLRQRGGQTAVALLLTVAVVAGGVALHVSTGNFFVLYVGLLLVVSLIVLSLRARGERTRILAALVTAVGLLLWVLPGLSLFTRIVVTIIYTTVFSLLVVEYQDLARARANLKFLVMILIYSGFWILYFQMFDSVLWYVHDYVDASPLNRAVNSALHAVGLRINWFFDVEHVTVINAGTIIALQLVVSAVVRKTRALPTMVAGILLGTVGMAILAISTNIWVFIVGIIIFSIGEMTAHPKFFSYVGTTAPKERVATYMGYIFLYGVIGSSIGAILGAHLYVHFVDTLHQPRTLWLLFSGIGAVTILGLLAYDRFLAARGPTQNTGAGGS
- a CDS encoding pectinesterase family protein translates to MVPVLLAALALPALSQDSGEGTLSSLRYDAVVAADGSGQFTSIQEAIMAAPHSATPAKRWVIFVKPGIYRELVYVQRERGCIRLVGAAPESTVITYDLHAKMIGLDGKPIGTFRTPTVVIDGDDFVAENLTIENAAGPVAQAVALRVDGDRVVFRNCRLLGWQDTILLNRGRSYFEGCYIAGHVDFIFGGGTAVFVGCAIHCRGNGYVTAASTPPGEEHGFVFWNCTITGEPGVRAYLGRPWRAHAAVVFLNTSMSEVVRPEGWHNWNKPECERTVRFAEWKSTGPGASTERRVPWARQLTDEEANSFAPERVLGAWHGWRQGSVEPAAKK
- a CDS encoding esterase family protein, which encodes MKRACSRSLPWLFVGMLAILLWAAPLTSIAAQVDTVAVPSAAMGKTSPAVVVLPERYVTTQERFPVVYLLHGWSGSYRDWPTKASLGPLADRYGFIIVCPDGGYAGWYVDSPLRKDSQYETYIAKEVVDYIDAHYRTIADSTGRFLCGLSMGGHGAFTLLAKHPERFAGAGCMSGAMTLPPGTRRAGLADVLGEYEQASRLWEENSALFLCARLVGRNKAIFIDCGTEDFLLDSNRQLHSRMLELKIPHDYTERPGAHTWAYWTNALEYHLLFFAKKMQQ
- a CDS encoding DUF294 nucleotidyltransferase-like domain-containing protein; the encoded protein is METVLLRLRERVARLGNHNQKYLRMIDLHLDSLVERLEASGTIDQVHLWTTGRDLRAEMDVVCAQGESEKERLEFLGTYFALQFLHLNLRALDVLMLDLSATNEPLQVYQKFMLDVGARLRALIATYMEKLLDLFLPADQRPEFVICGVGTRTDQDDLDIGVIDDGSSKREYLNRAVSKLSGEMFKRAVCLHMHISEHVGQSGFSASIPEYCALLDSEIRDFVIISEMLNAAPIIGSRRLFRQFQRQVTGRYYYHRRGDNRYHEGYLRGILGEVRSLQIRRLKPNRINLKNDALRMIKGALFAGKTIFRIDKVNCWAILYELWKRDAPRAAMYAALEESLTFLEIFRYLYQLFVVQEEEIYLETEQAKTVLADVARAMGYEGTGVVSAEQHLLVDYYRYVAQAKRAIDELVPHVTQHLRSVTVFAGLREEALAPCRERPAGNLAVRFVQHLEFFNGTKFWDDVLEAVEDNQAELLVALIKDLCAVEEPQGRELVRRFAAWGANAFIAALSFLVMLDRHRHHFPSRCVFEDFNGAFLDVFAGSPEEIRRMVRVFDHYPQLMNRYLSCLSEADREVFARKMCGEAWDPDVAQVRARLLELCDLHIHSSQYFKRFFLRVMERHPAAIHLIDQPAQLQQLAEGLYGDVDRYGAFTAKKERLGDFFDVEFFRLGLLCLAGAPIRAVNAQFTESSDRYLRTLFDLCKAEVDEQLGSGVVTKDLLALFVSGGHAREQAFVDDYDLFFLLDADDPKLRAYGDKIASRMNQQLIRRGILPHYRFADLFGHYVTTMNELDSYLAQDDGAVVVDKSQVLGSRMVVGSTKLQQAFVRRIIEPHVYDRVHTYLAQMQREIHSRHREARKLPGAPRNIKEGLGGMRDIEMTLLMCKAKYRIEQPVTFKLLEALLEVAPEWRKELVALREAIDFYEQLRSLYRLTASSADEIDPRFLNRAAVIMGYGDGETDAADRLMAAFASCAQKTRRVLARLERFLVPTPVHAS
- a CDS encoding hydrogenase iron-sulfur subunit produces the protein MMDVGRHPKIELFTFSEVEEVSGFVGNFRVKIRKKARYVRADECNACGECAKVCPVVVPDEYQQGFSSRKAIYMPFAQAVPSAYILDMSHCLGTNPIACGKCSKACAKKCIDYDMQDEIVEREVGAIIVATGLEVYDPRPLDEFGYTRFENVITSMEFERLICAGGPTAGHFIRPTDRRLPKTVGFIQCVGSRATKRGNRYCSNICCMNTVKDTLLLKDHYPDVQCKVFYMDMRAFGKGFEEMYRRSKEEGVQYIRGIPGDIYEDPVTKNLLLLVENTMTGKVEEHELEMVVLAVGLQARPEQKELQKLLTLSNTADGFLLESHPKLKPVDAPTQGVFFAGCVEAPKDIKDSVTQAGAAAARAGILLNAGQVTIEAITSMLDPSRCSFCGLCSRVCPYHAIIPPDRKKGQYPVFIEAACAGCGACAAECPEDAISMRHFRDEQILAQIEAILAEKPEQKILAFACNWCSYAGGDNAGTARLQYPPSVRLIRTMCSGRVDEKFVWYGFKLGAPIVLVSGCHFADCHYINAVQWTQRRVERLWDKLEKKGIRPERLQLEWISAAEGQKFARVMRELEELRQKVTAEEIRQTMEILKDYEPLKRETAVAAAST
- a CDS encoding FAD-dependent oxidoreductase, whose translation is MGEALPRIGVFVCDCGLNIAGSVDTAAVAEYAKTLPGVVAVIRNTYTCADPGQNEIKRAIAEHKLERVVVASCTPKIHEPTFRTCVEEAGLNKYLFEMANIREHCSWVHQYDRQAATEKAKDLVRSAVYRARFLEPQREPVYPVTKAALVIGGGVAGIQAALDLADGGHQVYLVEKEPSIGGIMAALDKIYPTMDCAI